CTTTTCAACCCACATTATCGGGTTTTGCTCTTCACAAATCTTCATCAAAATTCTATCCGATATATCGCGATATATTTCGATATATCGTATATTAGAGAAAGTTGATTTGAGATTGATTTATGTTTAGACATTTTCGTTCACGGTTTGGCGCACCTGCATGGGCAGGAGTTAGCGAAGACGATTCAGATTCATTGCTTGTCAGGTCTTGGTTTGGGCATGGCAGACATCATGGTAGAGATCATGGTAGAGATCATGACAAACACTTTGGTAATGAAATGTTTGGTCGTGGTTGGGGAGATGAACATCGGACTCGTCGGGGTGACATCAAGTTCATCCTGCTGGAATTGTTATCAGAGCATCCTAGTCATGGTTACGACCTGATTAAAGAGATGGAAACACGTTATGGTGGTTTCCGTCGCCTCAGTCCTGGCTCAGTGTATCCAACACTCCAATTGTTGGAGGAAGGGGGTTATCTAAAGAGCGCCCAAGAAGGAGGCAAGCGGATTTACACGATTACCGATGAGGGTAGACAATTATTAGCAGAACGCGCCCAACAAGAAACTTCAGACTCTCCTTGGGATACCGTCAAAAGTTTCGTGACAGGTAAGCCTCAAGAGTTTATTGAGTTGCGGAACGCTGCAACAGAATTGGCTGGTGTGGTGGTGCAGGTTGCCCGTAGTGGCAATATGGAGCGAATAAATCGGGTGCGTGAGCTTTTAGAGCAAGTTAAACGGGAAATTTACGCGATTCTGGCTGAAAAATAAGTAGAGATGCAAACTTTTGCATCTCTACTCTCAATATTCTCAGATTTATTTTGCGCTTATGGGTTAGAAGCGATCGCACTTAAATCTTGTTCAATAAGTGAGTTCAGCAATGTCCACAACTGCAAATCAGTAAAATCTGGAATTGCCATAAATGCGCCGACTTCCTGTAAAACTTGCGGATCGTGGGTGGAAGCGATGCCAATAGTGCGGATGTCTGCGCCTACCGCCGCCCGAATTCCAGAGGGAGAGTCTTCTAATGCGATCGCTTCCTCTGCTGAAATCGCCAATTTATTTAGGGCGGCTTGGTAGGGTGCAGGGTCAGGTTTACCTGCAATACAATCATCCGCTAAAATAACTGTATGGAAAGCTTCTTTTATCTCCAATACCTCTAGCATAAATTCTGCATTTAATCTAGGGGCATTAGTTACTAATGCCCGCTTTAATTGATGTGTCTCTGTCCATGCTAGTAGCTCAGAAAATCCATGCAGTGGTTTGAGATTCGAGGCGAGTTTGCGGAAAAGCGCCTCTTTTTCGTCTGCAAATTTCTGCCCTTCCTCGGTTGATAATTGTGGCAAAATATCCTTAACAATTTCTGGATTTAGCCGCCCACTAATTCGGGATTTATAAAATGTTTCGTCAATTTCGATGCTGTAATTTGACAGCATTTCCTGCCAAGCTAGGTAGTGTATGGGGTCAGTATTGACAATAGTCCCATCTAGGTCAAAAAGAATTGCAGCTAGCATGATTTTTGGTCAAATGTAAATAATTGTTAACTTAATTTAAATAGTTTACATGGTTTTTTTGTCCTTAATGATTGTTCCTTCATTAAATACAGGGCAAAAAGCTCTAAATTAGAGATCATTTATAAAGTAAATCAAAAGCTAGGGTGTGTTAGGGCTTTAGCCTAACGCACCCTTGTAGTGGTTTTCGCCGTCATCACGGATAGAAAATTCATCTTCCCTACTTCCTATCTCTATATAAGATCCAGTTTTTCGATAGGATAATATTCCGCTCTCCCAGATCATAACTGCTATGCTCAATCCCAATCTGGACGAAATCCAGTTGACCAAAGACGATTACGAACGCTACTCCCGACACCTGATTTTACCGGAAGTAGGACTAGAAGGACAGAAGCGCTTGAAAGCCGCTAATGTACTGTGTATCGGTACCGGTGGACTAGGTTCACCACTACTTTTATATTTGGCGGCGGCGGGTATTGGACGCATCGGGATTGTCGATTTCGATATTGTCGATACTTCCAATCTGCAACGCCAAGTCATCCACGGGACATCTTGGGTGGGTAAACCCAAAATTGAATCGGCAAAAAACCGCATTCACGAGATAAACCCCTATTGTCAGGTTGATTTATACGAAACTCGTCTGACTTCCGAAAATGCTCTAGAAATCCTTCAACCTTATGATATCGTCGTCGATGGTACTGATAACTTCCCCACCAGATATTTAGTTAACGACGCTTGCGTATTGTTGAATAAGCCCAACGTCTACGGTTCAATTTTACGCTTTGAAGGGCAAGCTACTGTATTTAACTATCAAGGTGGGCCTAATTATCGTGACCTTTTCCCAGAACCACCACCACCAGGGATGGTTCCCTCTTGTGCAGAAGGTGGAGTACTGGGGATTTTGCCCGGAATTATTGGTTTAATCCAAGCAACCGAAACTGTCAAAATAATTTTGGGACAAGGTAATACTCTAAGTGGGCGATTGCTGCTATATAACGCTTTAGATATGAAATTCCGGGAGTTGAAACTCCGTTCTAACCCAATTCGCCCAGTGATTGAAAAGTTGATCGACTACGAAGAATTCTGCGGGATTCCGCAAGCTAAGGCAGAGGAGGCAAAACAGCAGTTGGAAAGTCAAGAAATGACCGTTAAGGATTTGAAGGAATTGCTGGATAGCGGTGCGAAGGATTTTGTACTGCTGGATGTCCGTAACCCCAATGAGTACGACATTGCCAAGATTCCGGGTTCGGTGTTAGTGCCTTTACCAGACATTGAAAATGGGAATGGCGTTGCGAAGGTGAAGGAAATATTGAATGGCCACCGCTTAATTGCTCATTGTAAGATGGGCGGGCGATCGGCAAAAGCCCTCGCCATCCTCAAGGAAGCCGGCATTGTCGGGACAAATGTCAAAGGCGGAATTACTGCTTGGAGTAGAGAAATCGATCCTTCGGTTCCAGAGTATTAGGACAGGAGGCAGGGGGCAGGGGGCAGGGGGCAGGGGCAGGGAGATTAGTTTTCCCCTCTGCCTCTTTATCAATTCCCAATGCCCAATTCCCAATTCCCAATGCCCAATTCCCAATTCCCAATTTGCTTATGACTACCTCAAAATCTCATTTCAATATTTTATGGGTGCAAGTTTGGGTATTGGCAATGGTGCAGGGAGCAATTACTCTCACCTGGTTAATTTATAATATATATTTACCGCAGCTTTTGACTCAGTTTGGTTTTCCCGCCTCACTTGCAGTTGCCTTGGTGCTAGTCGAAAATGCCTTGGGTGCAGTTCTAGAACCATTGATGGGTGGACTTTCAGACCAAGCTAGACGCTGGGTAGGAACTCGGTTTCCCTTTATCTCAGTAGGTATGATTCTGGCATCGGCTTTGTTTATTGCCATACCATGCGTTGTGAGTTTGATTCCACCTACTACCTTAATACGATCGCTCTTACCTATAGTATTGGTAGCCTGGGCATTGGCAATGACAATATTTCGTTCTCCAGCGATGTGCCTGTTGGGAATGTATTCTACACCAGCCCAGTTACCTCTAGCAGTAAGTGTTGTCACTTTAGCAGGGGGTGTGATTGGGGCTTTTAGACCGATAAGCTACAAGTTTATCCTGAGTTTAGGGCCAGTTTATACCTTTGCCATCGGTTCTTTTGTGATGCTGGGCGCGGCGGCTGTGTTGCGGTTAGTCAATCCTCCAGAAGCACCAGTAGATACAAACAAAGCAGAGATAGTAAAGTTACCCGTACAGAAATTGGCTTTGATTTTAGTAACTGGTTTTGGTGTAGCGTGGGGTATCCGATTTCTCTTTGATGTCTTGGGTAAAGTCCTAAAGGCCCAACTGAATACTGATAATATTGATGTGCTTATGGTGTGGATTGGATTAGCGATCGCACTTGCTAGTATACCTGCTGGAATTTTCGCCGTCAAAATTGGTAATCGTCAAGCAATGCTTTGTGGTATTTGTGCGATCATTCCCTCGTTACTAATAATGATATCAGTCGGGGCACAAATTCCGATCGTTGTGGCGATCGTTGCTGCCTTTAGTTTAATTGTCAACGGGGCAATTCCTTTTGCTTTGGGATTAGTACCCCAGCGATGGGCGGGATTAGGAATTGGGATGTATTTTGGTGGGTTTGCTTTAGCAATGAGTTTGTTTGGTGTCATATTTACCCAACCGCAAGCAATAACACCTTTTATTGGTGCTGTTGGGAGTGCATTGGCGTTTTTATTGGCTGGTGTTTGTATTGGAATTAGTGGCTTTTTTGAAACGCCAAGGAACACAGAGGTTTAATATCATATTAGTTTGATTACTTATTAAACCCGAAGAACTCCACCCCGCCAAAGTTGTGCTTTAGCTCCCCTGGGTTGGGGGTGAGGTTCTTTTATTATGGGTAATTTGGCGGATATGATATTACGAATTACCTAGTGGTTTAACCTGACTTAACAAACTGTGCAGTTTTTCGCCTTCAATGACTTCTGTTTCTAAGAGTTGAGTTGCGATCGCTTCTAACAAGTCTCGATTCTGTCTGAGAATCTCTAGGGCTTGTTCGTGGGCTGTTTCCACAATTTCCTTGA
This genomic interval from Nostoc sp. KVJ3 contains the following:
- a CDS encoding PadR family transcriptional regulator; amino-acid sequence: MFRHFRSRFGAPAWAGVSEDDSDSLLVRSWFGHGRHHGRDHGRDHDKHFGNEMFGRGWGDEHRTRRGDIKFILLELLSEHPSHGYDLIKEMETRYGGFRRLSPGSVYPTLQLLEEGGYLKSAQEGGKRIYTITDEGRQLLAERAQQETSDSPWDTVKSFVTGKPQEFIELRNAATELAGVVVQVARSGNMERINRVRELLEQVKREIYAILAEK
- a CDS encoding HAD family hydrolase, translated to MLAAILFDLDGTIVNTDPIHYLAWQEMLSNYSIEIDETFYKSRISGRLNPEIVKDILPQLSTEEGQKFADEKEALFRKLASNLKPLHGFSELLAWTETHQLKRALVTNAPRLNAEFMLEVLEIKEAFHTVILADDCIAGKPDPAPYQAALNKLAISAEEAIALEDSPSGIRAAVGADIRTIGIASTHDPQVLQEVGAFMAIPDFTDLQLWTLLNSLIEQDLSAIASNP
- the moeB gene encoding molybdopterin-synthase adenylyltransferase MoeB translates to MLNPNLDEIQLTKDDYERYSRHLILPEVGLEGQKRLKAANVLCIGTGGLGSPLLLYLAAAGIGRIGIVDFDIVDTSNLQRQVIHGTSWVGKPKIESAKNRIHEINPYCQVDLYETRLTSENALEILQPYDIVVDGTDNFPTRYLVNDACVLLNKPNVYGSILRFEGQATVFNYQGGPNYRDLFPEPPPPGMVPSCAEGGVLGILPGIIGLIQATETVKIILGQGNTLSGRLLLYNALDMKFRELKLRSNPIRPVIEKLIDYEEFCGIPQAKAEEAKQQLESQEMTVKDLKELLDSGAKDFVLLDVRNPNEYDIAKIPGSVLVPLPDIENGNGVAKVKEILNGHRLIAHCKMGGRSAKALAILKEAGIVGTNVKGGITAWSREIDPSVPEY
- a CDS encoding MFS transporter is translated as MTTSKSHFNILWVQVWVLAMVQGAITLTWLIYNIYLPQLLTQFGFPASLAVALVLVENALGAVLEPLMGGLSDQARRWVGTRFPFISVGMILASALFIAIPCVVSLIPPTTLIRSLLPIVLVAWALAMTIFRSPAMCLLGMYSTPAQLPLAVSVVTLAGGVIGAFRPISYKFILSLGPVYTFAIGSFVMLGAAAVLRLVNPPEAPVDTNKAEIVKLPVQKLALILVTGFGVAWGIRFLFDVLGKVLKAQLNTDNIDVLMVWIGLAIALASIPAGIFAVKIGNRQAMLCGICAIIPSLLIMISVGAQIPIVVAIVAAFSLIVNGAIPFALGLVPQRWAGLGIGMYFGGFALAMSLFGVIFTQPQAITPFIGAVGSALAFLLAGVCIGISGFFETPRNTEV